TTCGTGAGGCGAGTCTGCGCGTTCATGACCCTATCGCCTCCAGGAGAGCTTTGCGCTGGCCTTCCTCGGTGGTGGGGGGAATCCATACCAATTTCCCGCCGCCGGTCTTCCATTGAACGGTGCGTCCGCATTCGGGGCAATGCATGGTGTTTTTCCCGACGCGCTCCATCGCGGCGCCGCAGGTATGGCACTCCATCACGCGTCACCCCCGATCATGTGCGGGCAATCCCTCTCCGTAGAGTTGTCGTAGGGGAAGTGCCGGCACAGGAGCGGCCGGTCGGGGCTGTCGTAGATGGCGCAGGAGTAGAGCCCCGTGTCGCTGTTCTGGCGGAGGTGCTTGCACGGGAAGTTGAACCGCAGCCAATAGCCGCCCTCTTCTTCGTGGATAGTGATCTTGTCGCCGATGCCGTCCAACATCTGGAACCGCTGGATCTCGGAGAGGACGAGGGGGTCGTTGTCTTTCGAGTACCAGACCTCGAAATATTTGCAGCACTCGCCGCAGGTGCGGCAGTGTGCCGGGTCGATGTAGGGAGAGGAG
The Methanofollis sp. W23 genome window above contains:
- a CDS encoding YkgJ family cysteine cluster protein, coding for MNSSPYIDPAHCRTCGECCKYFEVWYSKDNDPLVLSEIQRFQMLDGIGDKITIHEEEGGYWLRFNFPCKHLRQNSDTGLYSCAIYDSPDRPLLCRHFPYDNSTERDCPHMIGGDA